The following are from one region of the Planctomonas sp. JC2975 genome:
- a CDS encoding LemA family protein: MEWLIPVIIIVVILVIIGIYFWAMYNSLVTLNVRVDEAWSDITVQLKRRADLIPNLIETVKGYAAHEKSVFEDVTKARAETLSASGPAEASAAENHIQTALRSIFAVAEAYPQLQASQNFLRLQSDLVDTEDKIQAARRFYNGGVREFNTKIKVFPNNIFAKRLGFSARDFFEVADANAIAEPPRVQF; the protein is encoded by the coding sequence ATGGAATGGCTGATCCCCGTCATCATCATCGTCGTGATTCTGGTGATCATCGGCATCTACTTCTGGGCGATGTACAACTCGCTCGTCACGCTCAACGTGCGTGTCGACGAGGCGTGGAGCGACATCACGGTGCAGCTGAAGCGTCGTGCCGACCTCATCCCGAACCTGATCGAGACGGTCAAGGGATACGCCGCACACGAGAAATCCGTCTTCGAAGACGTGACGAAGGCGCGTGCCGAGACGCTGTCCGCGAGCGGACCGGCCGAGGCGTCAGCTGCGGAGAACCACATCCAGACCGCTCTGCGCAGCATCTTCGCGGTGGCAGAGGCCTATCCGCAGCTGCAGGCGAGCCAGAACTTCCTGCGTCTGCAGTCCGACCTGGTCGACACCGAGGACAAGATCCAGGCTGCGCGGCGCTTCTACAACGGCGGGGTGCGCGAGTTCAACACCAAGATCAAGGTGTTCCCGAACAACATCTTCGCCAAGCGCCTCGGATTCAGCGCCCGCGACTTCTTCGAGGTGGCCGACGCCAATGCGATCGCCGAGCCCCCTCGCGTGCAGTTCTGA